The Halomonas sp. KG2 genome contains a region encoding:
- a CDS encoding response regulator transcription factor — MRIAVVEDEKVVSERIETALMDGFAERGIEANIYSFETSKAFIHTASRNTFDLVILDWHLPDGTGIALLNWMKTYLQIIPAVLMVTLRQEEADIIQALNAGADDFISKPFRPRELAARAHASTRRHSLRTPSVAQQQTLEFGRIKLNTNRETAYVDGEEVSLTRQEFRLAFLLLNQLGSPLSRSYLYEYVWGKSDPPGTRTLDVHIHRVRKKLSLTSEFGWNLVSVYGYGYRLQALDELTAESSDD; from the coding sequence ATGCGCATTGCAGTAGTAGAAGATGAGAAGGTGGTATCAGAGCGCATTGAAACAGCGCTTATGGATGGCTTTGCCGAGCGAGGTATAGAGGCGAACATCTACTCATTCGAAACCAGTAAGGCATTTATTCATACCGCTAGCCGCAATACGTTCGATTTAGTCATACTAGATTGGCACTTGCCCGACGGCACTGGTATTGCGCTGCTCAATTGGATGAAAACCTACCTACAGATTATTCCTGCTGTCCTAATGGTGACCCTGAGACAAGAAGAAGCCGATATTATTCAAGCCTTGAACGCGGGGGCTGATGACTTCATCAGCAAGCCTTTTAGGCCGCGCGAATTGGCCGCAAGGGCCCATGCGTCAACTCGTCGCCACTCGCTCCGCACGCCAAGTGTTGCTCAGCAGCAAACATTAGAGTTTGGCCGCATTAAGCTCAATACCAATCGTGAAACAGCCTACGTGGACGGAGAAGAAGTATCGTTGACGAGGCAGGAGTTTCGGTTAGCCTTTCTTCTACTAAACCAGTTAGGAAGTCCGCTTTCACGCTCCTACCTATATGAATATGTATGGGGTAAAAGTGATCCGCCTGGCACTCGTACGCTAGACGTTCATATTCACCGAGTGCGCAAAAAGCTTAGTCTAACGTCGGAATTTGGTTGGAACCTTGTTTCAGTTTATGGCTATGGCTATCGGTTACAGGCACTTGATGAACTAACTGCAGAGTCTTCAGACGACTAA
- a CDS encoding phosphoribosylaminoimidazolesuccinocarboxamide synthase, with the protein MEKRQELYAGKAKSVYTTDDPDLLVLHFRDDTSAFDGKKKESLARKGKVNNIFNAFIMQRLEEAGIPTHFEKQLSDTESLVKKMEMIPVECVVRNIAAGGLVKRLGVEEGISLNPPTFELFLKNDEKGDPMINESLAETFGWATPEQLAKMKSLTFKVNHVLKQLFAEGDMLLVDYKLEFGVFKGDVVLGDEFSPDGCRLWDANTREKLDKDRFRQGLGGVIEAYEEVARRIGIHID; encoded by the coding sequence ATGGAAAAGCGCCAAGAACTCTACGCTGGTAAAGCGAAATCCGTTTATACCACCGACGACCCTGACTTGTTGGTACTGCACTTTCGTGATGATACCAGTGCTTTCGATGGCAAAAAGAAAGAGTCACTGGCCCGCAAAGGCAAAGTGAACAACATCTTCAATGCTTTCATTATGCAGCGCCTGGAAGAGGCAGGGATTCCTACCCATTTTGAGAAGCAGCTTTCTGATACTGAAAGCCTAGTCAAAAAAATGGAGATGATTCCTGTTGAATGCGTCGTGCGCAACATTGCAGCAGGTGGCCTAGTTAAGCGCCTGGGTGTGGAAGAGGGCATCAGTTTGAATCCGCCCACCTTTGAATTGTTCTTAAAGAACGATGAAAAGGGAGACCCCATGATTAACGAGTCGCTAGCAGAAACCTTTGGCTGGGCAACCCCCGAACAGCTGGCGAAAATGAAGTCACTTACTTTTAAAGTGAACCATGTGCTTAAGCAGCTGTTTGCCGAAGGCGACATGTTGCTAGTCGATTACAAGCTTGAGTTTGGAGTCTTCAAAGGCGATGTAGTCCTTGGCGATGAGTTCTCCCCGGATGGATGTCGTTTATGGGATGCCAATACGCGAGAAAAGCTTGATAAAGATCGCTTTCGCCAGGGGTTAGGTGGTGTCATTGAAGCGTATGAAGAAGTAGCACGACGGATTGGTATTCATATTGATTAA
- the bamC gene encoding outer membrane protein assembly factor BamC has protein sequence MSPVLEKRLLEKRALKWIPLALATAVTLAGCARDDGYYHDRNLDYTEATPAPPLVLPETRNPQRYRDAMPVPQVAVQGSRIDEAAEIAPPQTLTIGSGLEPEFVERRQVGDQTWLVVAADTGTVWPQLEAFANSRQLGVQQSDANQGVIVTSQATLKLQSALRAGSSEVRCEQAGQSVTVCLDALEQYLGARSATASASSWTAQRLAQDQTLQMRQQGDAWEVVIPQSIDRVWAELDHYLELDFSVEGQRDLLATSAENYEFLVEYMTETERGRNPLQIVFSPDVRRMSQQIRLALQPDGDKTILRAINASERSLTADDQRELLERVSGYLR, from the coding sequence ATGAGCCCTGTTCTTGAAAAACGTTTGCTTGAAAAACGTGCGCTTAAATGGATACCGCTGGCTCTCGCAACGGCTGTCACGCTTGCTGGATGCGCGCGCGACGATGGTTACTATCACGACCGTAATTTGGATTATACTGAAGCTACCCCAGCGCCCCCCTTAGTACTGCCAGAAACCCGCAATCCACAGCGTTACCGTGATGCCATGCCGGTGCCCCAGGTAGCGGTGCAAGGTAGCCGTATTGATGAGGCGGCCGAGATTGCTCCCCCCCAGACGCTGACAATTGGCAGTGGTTTAGAACCTGAATTTGTAGAGCGTCGTCAGGTCGGTGATCAGACTTGGTTGGTGGTCGCGGCAGATACGGGAACTGTCTGGCCTCAGTTAGAAGCGTTCGCGAATAGTCGCCAGCTAGGTGTTCAGCAAAGCGATGCGAATCAAGGTGTCATAGTGACCTCTCAAGCCACGTTGAAGCTACAAAGCGCGCTCAGGGCGGGCAGTAGTGAGGTGCGCTGTGAGCAAGCAGGGCAAAGTGTGACTGTGTGTCTTGATGCCCTAGAGCAGTACTTAGGCGCACGCAGTGCCACTGCTAGCGCATCTTCTTGGACTGCACAACGACTCGCACAAGATCAGACGCTGCAAATGCGCCAGCAGGGCGACGCGTGGGAAGTTGTGATCCCTCAATCCATTGATCGTGTTTGGGCAGAGCTGGACCACTATCTTGAGCTCGACTTTAGTGTCGAAGGGCAGCGCGACCTATTAGCCACTTCTGCTGAAAACTATGAATTCCTGGTTGAGTACATGACCGAGACTGAGCGAGGTCGCAACCCGCTACAAATTGTCTTCAGTCCCGATGTGCGTCGCATGTCGCAGCAAATTCGTCTAGCTCTTCAGCCTGATGGTGATAAGACCATTCTGCGTGCGATTAATGCCAGTGAGCGTAGTTTAACTGCTGACGATCAGCGCGAGCTGCTTGAGCGAGTCTCCGGCTACCTACGTTAA
- the dapA gene encoding 4-hydroxy-tetrahydrodipicolinate synthase, producing the protein MITGSIVALATPMKVNGDIDWEALRRLVNFHLDNGTDAIVAAGTTGEPTTMTFAEHFDVIRSVVEEVNGRIPVIAGTGANATSEAVELARYASEVGADYCLSVCPYYNKPTQEGLYQHFKAVAEGSKLPVILYNVPGRTCSDLYNETVVRLAEVKNIIGLKDATGNLERAEDLITRLKGSDFMLYSGDDATACDFMLMGGHGDISVTANVAPKAMHELCAAAVAGDSDKAHQINTRLMPLHTNLGIEANPIPVKWALHRMGYMDAGIRLPLTWLSEKYHATVSEALQLAGVVEE; encoded by the coding sequence ATGATCACAGGCAGCATTGTCGCCCTGGCGACGCCGATGAAAGTCAATGGCGACATCGACTGGGAGGCGCTTCGTCGCCTGGTGAACTTCCACCTCGATAATGGCACTGATGCCATTGTCGCAGCGGGCACCACGGGCGAACCTACTACCATGACGTTTGCTGAGCACTTTGATGTGATCCGCAGCGTGGTAGAAGAGGTGAATGGTCGTATTCCGGTGATCGCCGGCACGGGAGCGAACGCCACATCAGAGGCGGTTGAGTTAGCTCGCTACGCTAGCGAAGTTGGCGCAGATTACTGTCTATCGGTTTGCCCCTACTATAACAAACCGACTCAGGAAGGCCTTTACCAACATTTCAAAGCGGTGGCTGAAGGAAGCAAACTGCCGGTAATTCTTTATAACGTTCCCGGCCGTACCTGCTCTGATCTGTACAATGAAACGGTAGTACGCCTAGCCGAGGTGAAGAATATTATCGGTTTGAAAGATGCTACCGGGAACCTTGAGCGCGCAGAGGATCTAATTACCCGCTTGAAGGGCAGCGACTTTATGCTCTACTCCGGCGACGATGCCACCGCCTGTGACTTTATGTTGATGGGTGGCCACGGCGATATCTCGGTGACTGCGAACGTAGCGCCCAAAGCGATGCATGAACTCTGCGCTGCAGCCGTAGCTGGTGATTCGGATAAGGCTCACCAAATTAATACGCGTTTGATGCCGTTACACACCAATTTAGGCATTGAAGCGAATCCGATTCCGGTTAAATGGGCACTGCATCGCATGGGATATATGGACGCAGGGATTCGTTTGCCGTTGACCTGGCTGTCGGAAAAGTACCACGCCACTGTCAGTGAAGCGCTGCAGCTGGCGGGCGTCGTAGAGGAGTAA
- a CDS encoding peroxiredoxin encodes MSVKLNHPVPDFSAPATSDTTVTLSKLRGKQVVIYFYPKASTPGCTTEGGDFRDRKPRFDAANTVIIGVSRDGIRAQENFKAKQDFNFELISDKDETVCQIFDVIKLKKMYGKEHLGIERSTFLIDSEGKLVQEWRGVKVPGHVDDVLTAAEALHAN; translated from the coding sequence ATGTCTGTAAAACTCAATCACCCGGTACCTGACTTTTCTGCCCCAGCCACTAGCGATACGACGGTGACGCTGTCTAAGCTGCGTGGCAAGCAGGTGGTTATCTATTTTTATCCAAAGGCCAGCACCCCGGGGTGCACTACCGAAGGCGGAGACTTTAGAGACCGCAAGCCACGATTCGATGCTGCCAATACGGTTATTATCGGCGTTTCTAGAGATGGTATCCGTGCTCAGGAGAACTTCAAAGCCAAGCAAGATTTTAACTTCGAGCTTATCTCCGATAAGGACGAAACCGTATGCCAGATTTTTGATGTTATCAAACTTAAAAAGATGTACGGCAAAGAGCATCTTGGCATTGAGCGCAGTACCTTCCTAATCGACAGCGAGGGTAAGCTTGTTCAAGAGTGGCGCGGCGTTAAGGTACCAGGGCATGTTGATGACGTACTAACAGCAGCAGAAGCGCTTCACGCCAACTAA
- a CDS encoding AI-2E family transporter produces the protein MTMRTILKSWIDRYFSDEEALILLLVLVAGFAAIIWFGRMLAPFFTALVIAFLLQGVVSALTRRGVPHLLAVIVVFVAFVSVLLTMAFILMPLIWNQLVGLVQETPRMFASGQGWLDELQARYPNLITPDQMQSWIGVASREISQLGQRALTLSLASLGNIMSLIIYLVLVPILVFFMLKDRQSLVGFTLSLLPQKRTLLTRIWHEMDRQIANYIRGKSIEIIIVGTVAFFTFAFFGLPYTALLAVLVGFSVLVPYIGAAVVTIPVAAVAGFHFGISEQFAYVVVAYGVIQALDGNVLAPVLFSETNNIHPVSIIVAVLFFGGIWGFWGVFFAIPLATLLKALVYAWPRGIAEREGEKQLPLAEH, from the coding sequence ATGACCATGCGCACTATTCTGAAAAGTTGGATTGATCGCTACTTTTCAGACGAAGAGGCGTTAATTCTTCTCTTGGTATTGGTAGCTGGTTTTGCGGCCATTATTTGGTTTGGCAGGATGCTGGCGCCGTTCTTCACCGCGCTGGTGATCGCTTTTTTACTGCAGGGCGTAGTGAGTGCCTTGACGCGGCGCGGTGTACCTCATTTGCTAGCGGTCATTGTTGTGTTTGTGGCGTTTGTTAGCGTGTTGCTAACAATGGCCTTTATTTTGATGCCGCTGATATGGAATCAACTTGTCGGGCTTGTTCAGGAGACGCCGCGTATGTTTGCTAGCGGCCAAGGGTGGTTAGACGAACTTCAGGCCCGTTATCCTAATTTAATCACTCCCGATCAAATGCAGAGCTGGATAGGCGTTGCCAGTCGGGAAATTAGCCAGCTAGGACAGCGTGCATTAACGCTGTCACTGGCATCGCTCGGCAATATTATGTCGTTGATTATTTACTTAGTGTTAGTGCCGATACTGGTATTCTTCATGCTAAAGGATCGCCAGTCTTTGGTAGGTTTTACGCTGTCGTTGCTACCGCAAAAGCGTACGCTGTTAACGCGTATTTGGCATGAGATGGATCGTCAGATTGCTAATTACATACGCGGCAAATCGATAGAGATTATTATCGTTGGTACGGTTGCTTTTTTTACCTTCGCTTTCTTTGGCTTACCTTACACCGCCTTGTTAGCAGTGCTGGTGGGATTTTCTGTTCTGGTGCCATACATTGGAGCGGCGGTAGTCACCATCCCAGTGGCAGCCGTTGCCGGGTTTCATTTTGGGATCAGTGAGCAGTTTGCTTATGTGGTTGTCGCTTACGGCGTTATTCAAGCGCTTGATGGGAATGTGCTTGCACCGGTGTTGTTTTCAGAAACGAATAATATTCACCCGGTTTCCATTATTGTCGCGGTGCTGTTTTTTGGTGGTATCTGGGGGTTCTGGGGCGTTTTCTTTGCGATTCCCCTGGCCACCCTACTAAAAGCACTGGTTTATGCATGGCCAAGAGGAATAGCCGAGAGAGAAGGTGAAAAGCAGCTTCCATTGGCTGAACATTAG
- a CDS encoding sulfurtransferase TusA family protein: protein MSEHTESRSNASIKPDTVLDATGLHCPLPLLKAKQALAGLAPGQLLEVRATDAGSWRDMASFTELSDHVLEAREQHGDMYYFWIRKAGMSHS from the coding sequence ATGTCCGAGCACACAGAGTCCAGGTCAAACGCTAGCATTAAGCCCGATACGGTGCTGGATGCTACCGGGTTGCACTGCCCGCTGCCATTATTAAAAGCCAAACAGGCATTGGCTGGGCTGGCCCCTGGTCAATTGCTTGAAGTAAGAGCAACGGATGCTGGTTCGTGGCGTGATATGGCATCTTTCACCGAGCTTAGTGATCATGTGTTAGAAGCGCGCGAGCAGCATGGCGATATGTACTATTTTTGGATACGCAAAGCAGGGATGTCTCACTCATGA
- a CDS encoding M48 family metalloprotease — MLHLRFTLSRRAYALAFMLSVASVSPPSFGFDDYQLPSLGGASTSVSNEEYRLGRAWLRQFRAQAPQWQDLIANDYLDSLVARLAPHSQLGNLRTTTVMVDNGSLNAFAVPGGVIGINSGLFAFAEDEGAFVSVIAHELGHLSQRHYARGSARAEQTQLPAMAAMLAGMLIAASGGGDAGMAAAMGSQAALIQDQLSYSRRFEQEADRVGLQAMASAGYNPDAMVRMFSAMQRMARLQGGTPPEFLLTHPVSDSRLSDAQARASQLNIADAYTSDTLYDMMRARALLSIYHNTPQQAASRLAQEDSEEQAQRYLSALMAARNGQTDNALQTLDQLARELPDYGMLPASAATVALEAQRYEEAITRSQRLLRIMPNYLPAQLVLAEAQLQRDPQAAYELLRDITAQHPETPQGFNLLAEAAGRSGYDGWGHLARAEHLQLTGRIDRGIRQLSIAKDAAQQENDQQALARIEQRREAFIEYREALEKF; from the coding sequence ATGCTGCACCTTCGATTCACACTTTCTCGCCGAGCCTACGCGCTAGCGTTCATGCTGAGTGTCGCCAGTGTTAGCCCACCCAGCTTTGGCTTCGACGATTATCAGCTCCCAAGCCTAGGTGGCGCTTCAACCTCTGTCAGTAACGAAGAGTATCGCCTGGGGCGCGCTTGGCTTCGTCAATTTCGTGCCCAAGCACCACAGTGGCAAGACCTTATTGCAAATGACTACCTAGATAGTCTAGTTGCACGCCTTGCTCCCCACAGCCAGCTTGGCAACCTTCGCACAACGACCGTGATGGTTGATAACGGCTCTCTCAATGCTTTCGCAGTCCCTGGCGGGGTCATAGGTATCAATTCAGGGCTATTCGCCTTTGCTGAAGATGAGGGAGCCTTTGTGTCGGTTATCGCCCACGAGCTGGGCCACCTATCTCAACGACACTACGCCAGGGGCAGTGCACGTGCGGAGCAAACACAGCTGCCTGCAATGGCCGCCATGCTGGCAGGCATGCTCATTGCCGCCAGCGGTGGCGGCGATGCGGGCATGGCCGCTGCTATGGGTTCCCAAGCGGCGCTCATTCAAGACCAATTGTCCTATTCACGACGCTTTGAGCAAGAAGCCGACCGGGTTGGCCTGCAGGCAATGGCAAGTGCTGGATACAACCCAGATGCGATGGTACGTATGTTCAGTGCCATGCAACGGATGGCACGACTCCAGGGCGGCACACCACCAGAGTTCTTACTTACCCACCCGGTGAGCGATAGCCGACTAAGTGATGCTCAAGCACGCGCATCACAGCTAAATATTGCCGACGCCTATACCAGCGACACGTTATACGACATGATGCGCGCCCGCGCACTTTTGAGCATTTACCACAACACACCGCAACAAGCTGCGTCACGACTTGCTCAAGAGGATAGCGAAGAACAAGCGCAACGCTACCTATCAGCGCTAATGGCAGCCCGCAATGGCCAAACAGACAACGCACTGCAAACCCTTGACCAATTGGCCCGCGAGCTACCTGACTATGGCATGCTACCGGCTTCTGCCGCCACCGTTGCGCTAGAAGCACAACGCTATGAGGAGGCTATTACGCGTAGCCAGCGCCTGCTGCGCATCATGCCCAACTACTTACCTGCTCAATTGGTGTTAGCCGAAGCCCAGCTCCAGCGCGATCCTCAAGCAGCTTATGAGTTATTACGTGATATTACTGCTCAGCACCCTGAAACCCCTCAAGGGTTCAATCTTCTTGCCGAAGCAGCCGGACGAAGCGGCTATGACGGCTGGGGACACTTAGCGCGAGCAGAACACTTACAGCTAACAGGCAGAATTGACCGCGGCATTCGTCAGTTGAGCATCGCCAAAGATGCCGCACAGCAAGAGAATGATCAACAGGCACTGGCGCGTATCGAACAACGTAGGGAAGCGTTCATTGAATACCGCGAGGCACTAGAGAAGTTTTGA
- the nadA gene encoding quinolinate synthase NadA has product MTIMTTQAELDAPLPSPYCPTRIPAEDEARVAEIKQLLKAHNAVLVAHYYTDDAIQQLAEETGGCVADSLEMARFGARHDATTLVVAGVRFMGETAKILSPEKRVLMPTLEATCSLDIGCPADEFSAFCDAHPDRTVVVYANTSAAVKARADWVVTSSIAVDVIEHLQAKGEKILWAPDKHLGGYIQKKTGADMLMWDGACIVHEEFKAKGIEDLKRLYPEAAVLVHPESPDAVVKLADVAGSTSQLIKAAQTLPNDKLIVATDRGIFFKMQQAVPDKTLFEAPTAGNGATCRSCAHCPWMAMNALDNLAGALRDGSGEIFVDDTLRWQALKPLERMLNFNA; this is encoded by the coding sequence ATGACTATTATGACTACTCAAGCTGAGCTTGACGCTCCGCTCCCCAGCCCGTACTGCCCCACCCGCATTCCTGCGGAAGATGAGGCGCGGGTAGCCGAAATCAAGCAGTTGCTAAAAGCACACAATGCGGTGCTCGTCGCCCATTACTACACCGATGATGCCATTCAACAGCTGGCTGAAGAGACCGGTGGCTGTGTTGCTGACTCCCTTGAAATGGCGCGCTTTGGTGCGCGGCACGATGCAACAACGCTGGTGGTTGCAGGTGTACGCTTCATGGGGGAAACAGCGAAAATTCTATCCCCAGAAAAACGCGTTTTAATGCCCACCCTGGAAGCGACCTGTTCGCTGGATATTGGTTGCCCTGCTGACGAGTTTAGCGCTTTTTGTGATGCGCATCCGGATCGTACCGTTGTGGTATACGCCAATACCTCGGCTGCTGTAAAAGCGCGCGCTGACTGGGTCGTCACCTCTTCGATTGCCGTCGACGTTATTGAGCACCTTCAAGCCAAAGGTGAAAAAATACTGTGGGCGCCGGATAAGCACTTAGGTGGCTATATCCAGAAAAAAACCGGTGCAGATATGCTGATGTGGGACGGTGCCTGTATCGTTCACGAAGAGTTCAAGGCAAAGGGGATTGAAGATCTTAAGCGTCTTTATCCTGAAGCCGCTGTACTGGTGCACCCAGAGTCGCCCGATGCCGTGGTCAAACTGGCCGATGTGGCAGGTTCAACCTCTCAGTTGATCAAAGCCGCGCAAACGTTGCCCAATGACAAACTGATCGTTGCTACTGATCGCGGTATTTTCTTTAAAATGCAGCAGGCGGTGCCCGATAAAACGCTATTTGAGGCGCCCACAGCAGGTAACGGTGCGACCTGTCGTAGCTGCGCACATTGCCCGTGGATGGCGATGAATGCTCTGGATAACTTGGCGGGTGCGTTGCGTGACGGTAGCGGTGAGATTTTTGTTGATGACACGCTGCGGTGGCAGGCGTTAAAACCATTAGAGCGAATGCTGAACTTTAATGCCTAG